The region ACGGATcacacccctcccccccacacagaGGGCTTGGAATGTGTTAGAGAATCGCTCATCTAGTGAAATCCACAGATTCCAAGTCTTTAATTGAACACCATTGATTCAGACatttcatggcctttattatgcAGCCGGCACTGGGCTAGGTTCTGAACACACGGTGATGAATGGGGTTCCATTGCTACCGTCAGGACTTCCCCATCAGAATGATTACCGTATCAGATCATGACGCTACAAGCTGGTGAAGGCAGTGATAGAGAAACATACAAAACATTACTgaagagagggtgggaggaggggagccaGGGACACCTAGTCTAGCTTGGGGACAGGTGGAAGGTTGTCAGTGATAGCTTCCGGTGGTGACATTTCAGCGGAGTCTTTAAAGATGGGAAGCCATCCTCCAGGCAAAGAGAGGACAGTTCAAGTGAAAACACGCAGGCAGAAGGAGCACAAAGTGGGCCTCGAGAGCCGTGGGCCATTTCAGTAAAATCTCCCAAAGGAGAGGCAGGGGATGGAGCCGCAGAGGCCAGCAGAGGTCAGGACGCGGAGGGCCTGTCCTGCCACACTGGGGAGCCTGCCACCGCAGGCCGAGTCTTTACATAACTCTGCACGGTGGCTGGCAGGATGCATGCCCGCCTCAGCACGCAGTAGGTATTATTAGACGATGATCATGAAAGGCAAACCTGAGAACCTCACAACTCTGAGCAGAGCCAAAACCCCTTACATTCTGAGGCTCCAGAAAGTTATCCGACTCCTCTGCCCCTTTGCAAATTCAGCTGAGATGTGCGGCCACGGTGGTCAGCCAGCCCTGAGGTGCCGCCTCCTTGGCAGCTGGCAAACCCTCTAGGCTTGTGTGTGTGGCTGGAGAATAATAGGGGGAGAGGGCAGAGGGTCAGGGGAGAGGAGAgccagaaggagagaaggaagtgggGGTAGGCTGGGAGATGCAGCAGGATGAGGCTCGGGCTGAAGGCACAGACCAGGAAGCCCTGGGACCCAACGTGGTGATTTCTGGGGTGGAGAGGAGGACGTGTCCCTGTCCAGAGGACTCTGCAAATCCTTGGGTCTCCAGGACACAAAGCTGAGCAGGGTGGGATGTCCCCAGTGAGGGATGGCGGGAAGAAGAGCAGGGTTTCCAGTCTGAACTCCTGCATGGAGATCACCAATGGTCTGGCCCAGCAGAAGTCCACCTGCCTGAGTGTTGAAGGGCCTCCCAAGAAAGGATCCATCCTGGAGGAAAAGAGAATACCGCCTCTGGGCTTCACCCATATCGAACGAGGAATCTGGAAATAAAACCCCAAAGAGGAATCCTTTTGGGATGCAGGGATCAATAGTTCTAGTTAGGCACTTCTCTAACAGGCATCATTATAGGCAGGGACCCAGATACTCATCCTGGTGTTGAAACAGAACATAAAGCAGTACTGGCTCATTGAGGACTTTGGGTCTTCAGCGTTGGAGGGAAAAGAAATACCCATTGGCTGTAAGCAGGAGGTGGAAGGCTGATGGATGGGACTCCTGGCCGGTCCCCTGCCGTGGTCCCAGGCAGGAGCAGCCTCGTGCTCACCCACATGTGTAAGGCTCACTCTGGACTTCCAGAAATAACCAGAGGTCACTTACAGTGGGGTGAAGCTCCATCTGCGCTTTCCGCCTGTGGGATCATatctccccaaccagagatcgaactcgcaccccttgcactggaaggcaaagtcttaaccactgaaccatcagggatgtccttggaaatgttttctctctcttgaatCTTCCTATTTGTAGCAAGTGTCACGGGCCCTAAATGTCAGCTTTGGGCAGGGTTCTTGCTAGTCCCTCCCCTCAGCCCGAGCCCACCTCTGACCCATCAAGCCCCCTGAGGAAACACTACCTCTGCACAGCCGGTGTGAGCGCACAGGTGTCTGAGCAAGACGGAGGGAAAGTGCAAAGGAGGCAGCAGTCCCACGGCCCAGGTAATTCAGAAAGACCACTGAAGATGCTCGACACAGCTGTGTCATTGTCTACCTGATAactttctgcattttccaaattatcTATAGAAAAAGGCAAGTGTTAACTTTTTTCAACAGCAAATGTCAAAATTCAAGTAAACAGCACTTTTGACAATCGAGGTGAGCTTTCTGTGCTTTCCCTTATGGTCACTCCTAGGGTGTTTGAAATTCATGAAGTGATAAGTAGGAGGCATAAAAggtaacagggcttccctgatggctcagcagataaaaaatctgcctgcaatgaaggagacactggagacactagctcgatccctgggttgggaagaccccctagagaaggaaatggcaacccattccagtattcttgcctgggaaatcccatggacagaggagcctggcgggctacagtccatggggctgcaaagagctggacacgactgactaagcATACAACACATAGAAAGCAGCCCACCTGGTTGTGATAGAAGGGGTTCCATCAGGCAGGTCAAAGTTGATCAATGTCCACTGTGTGGTACCCTTGTCCCCGCCAGGGACAAGGCCTGTCACAGAAGGAGATGGACATTAGCATTTTTTCCCTCTGCTCACCTCCACCAACTCTTGGCTCATCCAGAGAGAGTGATTGACAGTCCCAGAGGCTGCTGGGCAACTATTTGAAAGAGGGGTCCATGGAGAGGCCTCCTCCACCTGTTACTCTTTTTCTCTATCACTTCACATCCATAGGGGTCCCTAAGCCCCAGGAGAAGGGTCAGGTGCAAATCTGGTAAACCAAGAAGCCCTAGCAGTTGTCAACTTAATTAGCCTTCAGGAAAAATCTATGGCTATATGAGCACAGCAGGGTTGCTATGGTGACAGGCCCAGGAGGCGCATTTAGAACAGGGCCTCAACACATCACGCGATAAAAATAAGACCCAGGCTTTTTAATAGAACGAATTACTTAAGTTTTATATTTAACAGGGGACGATACCAAAGCTATTACtggttttcagaatattttaGGAATCTGAGCTGCCTGCTTCTGCATATGTTAGCAGCCATCACAATATACACTCGGGTGGCCGGCAGTTAGGAAGTAGACGTCCACGTGTCTCTCCCATCCTTGAGCTGAGAAATGGTCTTTCTCACTCTGGGTCTGTCCTCCTTGAATTGGTTGAGCAATTTTCAACGTGTTTCTGAGCAAAGACTGTATTGTATTCTGCACCCAGCCCTTTGCATATATCGTCACTAATATAGAATAACCCTGCATGGTAATggcctcattttgcagatgaagttTGGAGAGGTTCAGAaattttccaaggtcacacagctagcaagtggtGGAGTCGGGATTTAAATCCAGGCATCCCGCATTCCAAAACCCTTTGCTTTGTAAGACGCCAACCACCATCTCTGCACAAGAATCTGGCATGAGGCGAATCTAAAGAGGTTCACTCATTTGTTGATACTCGGCAAGCACCCTGTGATGGTTGAATCTCTCCTCCAAGGGGGTCCCAAAGCAGGTGGGTTTCAGGAAGAAATCTGCAGAGATTCTGGCCCCCTGCTCATGTGCACCTCTCCAATCAACCGAGGCAAGGGTTCACTCATCTCAAACTAGCTTCTCACCATCTGACGGGCTGCCTCTTCCTGAAGtccaagcagcagcagcatgaacacAAGATTCCAAAGTGGCCACGGGTGAGGGGATGTCTCCACCGCTCCTGGATATTGAAAGGGTAAATGTGTGCAATCTACCTGGAAGTCCAGCGTGAAAGTCCATTTTTGacagttgtttttgtttattcaagACCTTTCTACTTTGCAGAgagatcctttttaaaaattatgtatatgtgcatatatatatatttaaactaatTTTCTAACAAGGCTTACATAGTTGACCCGCTCTGTACCCACTGGGTTCTGATCTTTCCTTGTGGATGAAACGGTGGTGCAGATGACGGGGGTGGGGGACCAGGAGGCTGGGGGCCCAAGGGTGAGGCTGATGGCAGAGTGAAAGTTCACGTCGTCCGTCCCCTACTCCCCACATTTTACCAGATGAAAGTATTCACAGAAGCCCCACTGGGCTTCAAGGATTCTGAGAGGACAAAAGGGACATGCAAGGTTTGGCAAAAATCCTAACCAAAGTGTCATCCAGGTGAACTAAGCAGTGGGCAGAAGGCAggtggactccatggactggaggtGGGGACCCAGGCCAAGGCCGGAGCTTACAGTTGGAGGGGAAGGCGTGGGGTCTCAGCAAAGGCCCTGAGTAGCAAGCCTCATCCTAGAAAACTTCCCCATGTTCCCCGCAGCCTCCACTGTGAGTGAGTGCTATTGAAATGATTCTACTAGGTACCCTTGGCCTAGAGCAAGCTCACTCGATTCATGAAAATCTCACTTCTACAACCGGGGTCATGCAGAGGTTGCAAGCACTGGCTTTGGACTTCGGCCGACTTTATGTTCTGGCTTTGCAGCTTACTAGCTGTCGTCATTTGGGCAACTCACTTAAGCTTGCCCCCtgcctcaacttcctcatctgtgaaatgggaatgacaGCAGTCAGGTGCCAAGGGTGAACCCCAGTAGGAAAAGGGCTGGTGGCTCTGTCCAGGGCTGGACGCAGCTCCTACCCTCTGGCTGGTTGCATGCCAGGACCTGTGTGGAGAACAGAAGCCCAACCCtagccccacctccctccacaatCCTCAAGACCCTTGGAGACCCCCCATCCAATCCCTATCCTCTCTTGCTAAAGGGGTGCAGACTTCCAGTATCTCCCCAGCCTCGGTGGCCCTCAACCATGAGCTCTTTCCATGAACAGAGTGACTCAAAGGCCCCGGTCATCACCCGCCACCacgcctcccccatccctggcttTACCCTTTGCCCTCTAAATAAGGAAGCCAGCGCTGCCAGGCCAAGGACTTCTGCCCAATTTGGGTCCTGGGTGGCCTCTCGCCTCCCTCTTCCCTTGGGCCCCCAGCCAACTCCCCCTCCCTCAGAGATGCGCCCTGCTCACTTCATTCCTGCCTCATAGTTGGAATGACAGCGGCTCCCAGAAtctgtggggtgtggggagggtgcCGGGGGTCTGGGGAGGCAGCCAGGCCCTGGAGCAGGTTAATGTTACAGCCCTGGATAAGTGAGCTGGGCCACTTGACGTCAGGGTGATGATGGGTGGCGGGGAGGGCCAGGCAGCTGAACTATAAAGACAGGTCCAATCTGATATAATCAACTCGGGTCGGAGCGAGCGGGCCAGCCAGGCAGCGTCCCCAAGCCATGGTCCCTACCGGCCGCGGCTCAGCCTGGGTCCCTCTGCTCCAGACCCAAGTGCCCAAAGCCGGCTTTGGTTTCATGTCAGCAGCCTTCAACTGCCTTCCAAAAATAAGCCCCTGCCGCCATGCCGAGGGGAGAAAAACAAGAAGGGCGGTATTTTTAGGGCCATTAATTCTGACCACGTGCCTGAGAGGCAAGGTGGATGGCCCGGGGACAGACGCTGCTCATCACTATGTCCCGGGGAGCAGGACGTCCGCAGGGCACGCTGCGGGCTCTCGTCTTCCTCGGCGTCCTAGTGGGCATGGTGGTGCCCTCTCCCGCGGGCACTCGAGCCAACGGCACGCTGCTAGCCTCGAGGGGCTGGGGCACCCTGCTGTCCAGGTCTCGGGCTGGGCTGGCCGGAGAGATCGCCGGCGTGAACTGGGAGAGCGGCTACTTGGTGGGAATCAAGCGGCAGCGGAGGCTGTACTGCAACGTGGGCATCGGCTTCCACCTTCAGGTGCCCCCCGACGGCCGGATCAGCGGGACCCACGAGGAGAACCCCTACAGTGAGTGCCAGCCGCAGCCAGTTGGGGAAGCCGGGGGCTGGGACTCCAGCAGGTCTCTGGTGCCTGGCTGTGATGAAGAGTGGAGGGGGCTTCTCCACTTGGGTGCCCACTAGCTTAGCCACCTCCCCCAACTCGCTTTGCTCCTGTAGGATGCATAGGCAGAGGTCTGAGCATCCTCTCCCATCAGCCCAAGGAGCCCCTGCGACATTAATTCATTCAGCATTTCAGGCACAGCCGTGGCCTTGTAGGACCACCGGGAACCCCCACCCAGGGGGAGCCACAAAATGAGGGTGGAGAGAACTGGCAAGGATGCTTGAACCAGATTAGACCTGAGCTGCTTTTTATTTCGCTTCCttctttgagaggaaaggcaagTCGTTTGCAAAATTTCCAGCTGCAGCTTGTCCTTCCTTCTAGTTCAGCTTGCCCCTACCCCCCATGCCTGCCTTACAAgttggtgggttgctgtctagaTGGGCTCTCCCCAGGAGGGGATGGGGCTGGAGGATCCAGGGCAGCCGTCAGACTCCGTGTGGCTGCAGTGTTTGCAAGATTAGATGGGCTGAGATGTGTTGAAATGCGAGCAGATATTTTAAACAAAGCTAATCAGAATTCACTTTTTTTTGTCCATGTCAAGGATCTCATGTGATTAAGCCCAGACTCGAAGCTACCCTTAAGTAGATGCCCAGGTGGCCACTGGGATTTCTAACTCCAATGTCAGAATTTCCCCCTTGCAAAACTCAATTGTTAGCAGTTCAGTAGAATGGACCAGACTGGCAACTCAGCTCCTAAAGTGAGATCAGGGTGGAGGCTATGAAGGCCTGACTTTCTAGAAGCAGGAGGGTGGGCCTAGATGCCCTTGGAGGGGGTCACTTTTAGGTTGACATCCCACTCTGCTTTGCACAATCCTGGGGTAACACAGCCCCCATCTCTTTGGCAGGCCTGCTGGAGATTTCCACGGTGGAGCGAGGCGTAGTGAGCCTCTTTGGGGTGAAGAGCGCCCTCTTTGTCGCCATGAACAGTAAAGGAAAATTATACGCCACGGTGAGTCCATCAGGCCAGGGGAAGCTTCAGGCTGCACAGGGCCTGCctgtgcgctcagtcgctcagttgcatctgccaggctcctctgtccatgggattctccaggctggactgggttgccatttcctcctccaggggatcttcccaatttggggatcaaacccacgcctcctgcattgacaggtggactctataccactgagtcacccaggaagcccctgcaTGAGGCATGAAGAGTGTGCAATTGAAGAAAATAGTGCAAATTCTTGAGCAGAGATGTGTATATTTATCTAGAATGAGGAGGGGGGCTGTGGGAGGAGCCAGTGCAAGTGAGGTGCTCGCAGCTCTGTGCTGGATCATGTTTTTCCTGATCCCACCCATCGAAGCCTTGTAGCAAGAAAGGAACCATAGCTCAGAGGGTCATAGGGTCCAAGGGAAGCCGGAGTTCTGCATAAAGCTGCTCTCCAAGCTTACGGTCAGGCCCTGAGCcggagaggctcagagaagcaggTCCGTGTTTCAGCCTAGACACGCTTCTCACAGGAGCCACCCTCCAGCCACCAGCACAGCTCGGGGAGAAGAAATGAAGCTCTTTTCCTCACCTTTATTGGTGTGTGGACATCTCACTTTAAGGTTTTAAGCCCTCTGACCTCTAATCCCAGGTGCCAGAGAACCATGCCCCCATTGTCCCCCCCTGGCTGGCACTAGACCCCACCTCTGCCTTCTCCCATCACCTGTCACCGCTGGTGGGGGCAATACTAGCACTTGGGTTAACCTCCCCAACTTCCACGTTTCCCCACACCTCTGCTCTCTCTGACCCCTTCCTTCCTGAGTCTCCCAGCCCATAATTTTGGCATATTCCAAAACGTGGATGCGAAAAGCATTCCTATGAAGGCAGAGACACTGGGAGTTCTTGAGACCGAAATAAGAAGGCTAAAAAGGAAGGTCTGTGAGCCATGGTCGAGGAATAGCAGAGTGACTAtttctggggagggtgtggagggcCGTTCTACCCCTGCATGGGGACAGACGGGAGCAGGAAGTGAACGCAGAGGCTCTGGGACCCAGGGCCAGCATCCAGCGAGGCTGTCCCAACACAGCAGGGCTGTGAAATACCCGAAGGGGGAGCCCAGGTAGTCTTGGCCTGTAATCTGCAGCGCTACACCTCTCTGTCTGGGTTGGTTTGTGTGGAGACAAGGCATGCATCAGAATCAGTGAGCCTCTGAGGACAAGTGGCTGGAGGGCAGGTAAGCTGGAGCTGGAACCGCATCCTAGTCTGTACCACAAGAGGAGGCGCTACTGCTGGGGGCCTATAGGCATCACCTGTCCAGAGGCAGGTTGGCACACAGACCTGGGGTCCCACCTGCAAGATGAGGATGAAGTTCAGATGCATCTCCCGGGGCTGCTGGGAAATAGTGCTTAGAGAGCATCCCCAGGGCTCCTGACAAACAGTAGGTGGTCAATACAGGGGAGTCATTTATGTTGTCTCAACACTGCCACAGGCTctgccctccttccttcctaGAGATGAGTCTCATGGGAGAACCCTCTGCATCCACACCACCTTGGGAACTTGTCACAGGCCAGATTTCTGGGGACCCTCCTCAGAGATGCTCAGTCATTAGGGCTGCATCGGGGGGGCCcgcatatgtttatttttattcttcaagttTCCCAGGTATTTCCGAGGTGCAAGCAGGATTAGGGACCACCAGGCTACATGGGCTTTGCAGAGCAGGGAATCCACTCTGGCCGTGGGTCACACCAGTGCTGAGGGCTGCCGGGAGATGAAACTGATCTGCAACGAGGATCctcagatgtccttttcactgcTCTCTGCGTGTGTGATGGAGAGGGCGGGAGGCCCCCGGAGCCAGAAGGGCTTCGATGGAGCCAGTGCCCCGCCCGGTATAGCGGATGGTCCCCGACAGCCCCTTCCCAGCCACCTGCGAGTTGCCTGGATCCCACTGGTTGCAGAGCCAGGAATGGGGGCCGTTGGCTCTGAGCTTCTCTGCAAAGTGAATCTTTTCAAAGGAAGTACAGATTACATCAACGCTTATCTCTGCCACCGTCATTAACAAGCTATTTAGTATTTCTTTCTCCTTATCCTGAAAGAAATTTAACTGTGAGGTGGGGGAAGGGCACAAACAGAGGATCAGTGTGTCCACGTCCCACTTGAAACCTGGGGTCCCCGTAGGAGAGGCCAGGAA is a window of Muntiacus reevesi chromosome 1, mMunRee1.1, whole genome shotgun sequence DNA encoding:
- the FGF6 gene encoding fibroblast growth factor 6, coding for MARGQTLLITMSRGAGRPQGTLRALVFLGVLVGMVVPSPAGTRANGTLLASRGWGTLLSRSRAGLAGEIAGVNWESGYLVGIKRQRRLYCNVGIGFHLQVPPDGRISGTHEENPYSLLEISTVERGVVSLFGVKSALFVAMNSKGKLYATPSFQEECKFRETLLPNNYNAYESDLYRGAYIALSKYGRVKRGSKVSPTMTVTHFLPRI